The following is a genomic window from Pseudothermotoga thermarum DSM 5069.
GAAAAAGCAATTGAGGTCATAGTTAACTACATTTTTAAAAGGTTGGAGAGTAAAGAATGAAAGGAAAACCGATTGTAGTAATAATATTTTTCGTCCTTTTCACCTGCCTGGTTTTTGGCAATTACAAATTGGTGCGTACCAAATATTTTGACATAGTTTTTTCCGAAGGACTTGATTCCAAAGCTTTTGTTCTGTCGAAAAAAGCCGATGAAGTGTACGAAAAGTTGGCAAATGAATTGAATTGTACTTTGAAAACGCGTCCAAAAGTTTATCTTGTCGGTGGTAATGATTTTGCAAATGGTTATGCCAATCCTTTGACCAACACGATCGTTATATACGTAAACGACGTTGATCCCTTGGTGATAACACCGAACTACGAAGACTGGGTAGTATTTTGCTTTGTTCATGAACTTACTCATCTTTTTTTGATGAACAAACTTTCCACTTACATTGAGCCACTTTCAATTTTCGGTCAAACTGTTTGCGTAGCGTTGCAAAGTGTTTTAACACCTATGTACCTTCACGAAGGTCTTGCGACTTATTTTGAAACTTATCTAACAGGTTTTGGACGAGGGAATGATCCTCTTTTTAAAACTTACATAGAGAAAGCAAAGGAAACGGATGTTGGTCTAAGGTATGCATCAAGCTTAACAACTTCTAGATGGCTTGCCGGCGGCGCAAGTTATGTTCAAGGTTATTCACTCTTGAAGAAAATCGAGGAAGATTATTCACATCAAAAAGTCGTAGAGTTGGTCGAAAGATTTTCGGAAAATCCGCTAAGACCTTTTGGAATAACTTTGAAAGAGACGGTTGGAAAAGAATTTCTTGGTAGTTGGTTGGAAAAGGATAAAAGAGTAGGTAAAAACCAAGATTTTTCGAAGTTATTTCTTTGGCCAAGCAAGGTAGATTTGAACGCTTGGAGGATTTACTACGTTGCACAAAAATACTCTTCACAAGAAGCGTTGTATTATTGCGATGCGCTTAGCAAAGAAGAATTCAAAGTTTTAGATCTTCAAAACTGCGTGAGTTTTTCTGTAAGCAAATCTGGCAAAGTTGCCGTTGCTAGATACGTTTCAGCTGGTAATTCTGTAGTTTCACAGCTTTACGTACACTCTGGTACAACCTTTAAGCTTCCTGTACAAAATATCGTTGACCTTGATTGGATAAACGACCACAAATTGGTCTTGATAAGGCAGCAGAACGGATCTAGATTCATCGATGTTTACGATCTTCTTCAAAGAAAAATCACACGAATTTTTGGACCGTATGAAAACTTAATTCCTTTGCAGATAACTGCTGATGAACGACGAATAATTTTCACTGGTAAAGTGGAAACGAATATAGGTTTGTTCATGTTGAATTCAGATGGAAAACTTTACAAGTTAGATTGCGATGGAAATGCAAAACTATCCCCGAAATTGGTTGAAGACAAGCTTTATTTTTGTGCGGAGAACTTCGACAAGATTCAAGTTTTCATGCTTGATTTAAACGACATGACGTTGTGGAATCTTGGTGGGCAAGATTTCGTCAGTGCGGTGGTTTACGAGAACGAGGTATTTGGTGTTCAAATTGTGCCTGGTGGTTATCGATTTGCCAGCCAACCGGTTGAACCATCGTTCGTTAGAAATTTAAGATGGATAGAGTTTGATCAGCTTTTTCCACAGGAAAGCTTTGTCCTTGACGCAGAAAAGTATTTCGATTTGCTGAAGTACAGATTTTGGTTTCCTGTTGGATATTTTGATGAAACTGGTTGGTTTCTTGGAACTTTGATTGGATTTTGGAACGATGCGGTTGATGAGACGTTGTTTTTGCAAGTCGGATGGAGTGACTTTGGTCCTTCCTTTAAGGTTGATGTAACTTTTGACAAGGCAGCTGATCTTTACTTTAGCTATGCTTTTTCACCAAAAGATCAAACTTTAAATGGTCAGTTTGCTGTACCACTTTATTTGAACAGAGGGTTGAAGAACGAAGTTGTTTTAACAAAGTTTGGTGTAACTTTGAAAGCTGAACAAGGTTTTGAACCACTATTGAGTTGCAAGTATTCCATTGGAACTGTAGGAGGTAAAATTCACGGTTTAAGTGTGCCAGAGATTGAATTATGGTTAAATCTCATGCCAAAACCGAACGTTGGTTTTTCAAGATCCTTCCTGCTTGTTAATAGTTTGGTAATGTTTGCAGTAAACACAGATTTTGAGACACTTAAATACGTTTGGAATCTAACCTTGCCGCGTTTGAGGTTTAACCTTGGTTCAAAAGATGGTTTTTGGAACATGGATGGAATGAACCTTTCTTTTGGTTGCATAACCGAGATAAACAGACTTTACGAGTTTGGATTCGATGGTTATGTAAAAACAACTTTTTATTTTGATTTTCTCTATCAAATACCTATGCCAGTTTTCATAATGGTGGGAGTTAAAGATAACAAACCTTATTTTAGAATTGGCATAGAAAACATTTTAAATGCATTGAGAGTGCGAAAAAAGGCTATGCTATAATGATTGTAAAGGAGGTGAAGTACATGAGAATCGCCATGGCGGCATTCGAAGTTTATCCATTTGCAAAAGTTGGAGGACTTGCCGATGTACTTGGCTCACTTCCAAAAGTTATAGAAAAGCAAGGAGAAAAGGTTTCCATATTCATGCCACTTCACAAACTTGTTAGAAAAAATTGTGAAAAGCTTGGAATAACCTTGGAATCGTTGGTGAAGTCTATTCCCATACCGTACCTTCAAACTCAGCAAAAATTCGATGTTTATCATTCAAAATTACCAGGATCAAATGTTCCAGTTTACTTCATAGCCAACGATTATTACTTCTCAGCCGAGAATGTTTATGAAGCACCTGATATTGCCGAACAATCGATATTCTTCTGTGCATCGGTGTTGGAAGCAATGAAAAATCTTGGAATGCAATTTGACATTATACACGCTCATGATTGGCAAACAGCTTTAATACCAGTTTATTTGAAAGCGCTTTACAGAACAGATCCTTTCTTCTCCAAAACTGCTTCTGTTTTCACGATCCACAATTTGGGTTACCAAGGTATATTCGATCCTTTGTACATGAAGTTTGCTGGATTGCCAAATTACTTGTTCAGTATAGACGGTTTGGAATTTTATGGAAAGCTGAACTTCATGAAGGGTGGCATTCTGTTCAGCGATGTTATCACGACTGTCAGTCCAACTTATGCGCAGGAAATACAAACCGAAGAATTCGGAGAAAAACTCGACGGTGTTCTCAGATTGAGAGCAGACGATCTTTACGGCATCTTAAACGGTATCGATTATCTTGAATACGATCCTGCAACGGATAAGAGGATTTATGTCAACTACGATTTGAACAATGTGGAAAAGAAAAAGTTGAACAAATTGGAGCTTCAAAAGGCTTTGAACCTAGAGGCTGATGAGAATAAGCCGATGATAGGAATGATAAACCGTTTGGTCGATCAAAAAGGACTTGATCTTGTGGAGAAAGCCATTGACTTTATCATGCTTTTCGATGTTCAATTTGTCGTCCTTGGAACAGGTGAAAAGAAGTACGAAGAAATGTTCCAACAAATTCAAGAAAAATACCCAACAAGAGTTTCAGTGAATCTGAAGTTTGACGTTGACCTTGCACAAAAAATTTACGCTGCAAGTGACATCTTTTTGATGCCATCGAGGTACGAACCTTGCGGGTTAGGTCAGATGTACAGTCTAAGGTATGGCACCATACCCGTTGTCAGATACACTGGAGGTTTGGCCGATACCGTCAAGGAGTACAATCCAAAGACGAAAGAAGGCAACGGTTTTGGCTTTACAGAGTACGATCCGGCACATTTGCTGTACGCAGTTGCAAAAGCTGTTCATGTTTACAAAAACGAAAAAGAACATTGGAACAGACTGATTAAGAATGCCATGCAGACAGATGTTTCTTGGGAAAGGTCAGCCAAGCAATACATAAGTGTTTATCAAGAAGCTTTGAAAAAGAAAAGATTCTAAGGAGGAAGTAAAGAAATGCCAGAACTCAGGAAAGATCCTGTGATAAAACGATGGGTAATAATAGCCACCGAAAGGGCAAAACGTCCCCACGATTTTGTCAGGCCGAAAGTTGAGGAAAAATCAACATTCTGTCCTTTTGACTACGGTAACGAACACACAACTCCACCCGAGGTTCTTGCTTTCAGACCCGCAGACAGCTCGCCGAACACACCCGGTTGGTGGGTAAGGGTCGTGCCAAACAAATTTGGTGCCGTCGATCCAACGCTTGAACCAAGAAGATATGGGGTTGGAATGTTCGATGCCATGGAAGGTTTCGGGTTTCACGAAGTGATAATCGAAACTCCGGATCACAACACCCACTTGGCTTTGATGGATTACAAACAAGTAGAAGAAGTCGTGTGGGCTTATTGGCACAGGTACACCGCTTTGGCAAATAACACGTTGATAAAATACATCCTCATTTTCAAAAACCATGGTAGGGATGCTGGAGCATCACTTCAACATCCTCACAGCCAATTGATAGCACTTCCCATTGTTCCAAAAAGGGTACAGGAGGAATTGGATGGATCTTTGGATTACTACAATTACAAGGAGCGATGTGTTTTTTGCGATATAATCAGGGAAGAAACTTATCGTAAAGAAAGAGTTGTGGAAGAAAACGAAGACTTTATCGCAATAGAACCTTTTGCCGCGCGTTTTCCATGTGAAACATGGATACTCCCAAAAAGGCATGCGAATTCTTTCGGATCAATCGTCGAAAAAGAAGTGAAAAGTTTTGCTAAAATATTGAAAAATACCCTTTACAGAATGTGGAAAGCGTTGGACAATCCTCCGTACAATTTCATGTTGCACACAGCTCCAACAACAGGTGAAGGAAAGGAATATTATCATTGGCATCTTGAAATTGTTCCGAGGTTGACAAACGTGGCAGGTTTTGAATGGGGATCTGGTTTTTACATAAATCCGATGCCTCCAGAAGAGGCTGCAAAATATCTTCGCAGTGTTGAAATTCAGTGAATTTGTAGTAAAATGAAAAATACCATGTCAATAAAAGTTCAAAATTCACACAATCTTAAGGAGGATTGGTAGAATGGAGACTTTGAAGGTCAGTTCAAACTCAAATCCTAACAAGGTAGCAGGAGCCATCGCGGGTGCTTTGTCAAAAGCCGACAGAGTTGAAATTCAAGCGATTGGTGCTGGAGCTGTCAACCAAGCTGTCAAGGCGATAGCTGTGGCAAGAAGATTTTTAAACGAAAGCGGCAAGGATGTGTACATGATACCAGGATTTATGGAGGCAACAATCGATAACGAAAAGAGAACAGGAATTTCTTTCAAAGTTTTTGTCACAACAAAACAAATGCAGTGAGGAAATGCTTGATGCTTTTGCGGAAATTGTCAAGGCTTGCTTGGAAGATGAGAGAATTCTAAGTATCGTCCAACAAATTTGCAAATTGAGTCAAGAAGAAAGAGAGCAATTTTTGACGAAGGTCAAAAGATATTTTTTTGACAAGAACGACGAGTCAAGCGTTGAGGCTTACAAATTTTATTTGATTATTCTTGAAGATGAAAACGCCGAAAAAATATTGAAATTGGTTGAGGAAGGCGGAAGATCGATTAATAAGATTTGAAAAACAAAAATTTCAATGCTGGATTTGAAAAAGCACAAAGTAGGTGTTATAATATACTTGTGAAATCCTGCCGAGCGGGCGTAGCTCAGCGGTAGAGCATCAGCTTCCCAAGCTGAGGGTCGCGGGTTCGACCCCCGTCGCCCGCTCCAGACCACAACTCGGATGACGGTGAAAACCTCATCTGGGTTGTTGGAATCTTTTGTGGAGGTGTGAAAGGTGACGCAGGAAGAAAAAAGAGCCATCATTGAACAGTTCAGGATCAACGAAAAGGACACAGGTTC
Proteins encoded in this region:
- a CDS encoding stage V sporulation protein S; the protein is METLKVSSNSNPNKVAGAIAGALSKADRVEIQAIGAGAVNQAVKAIAVARRFLNESGKDVYMIPGFMEATIDNEKRTGISFKVFVTTKQMQ
- a CDS encoding glycogen synthase encodes the protein MRIAMAAFEVYPFAKVGGLADVLGSLPKVIEKQGEKVSIFMPLHKLVRKNCEKLGITLESLVKSIPIPYLQTQQKFDVYHSKLPGSNVPVYFIANDYYFSAENVYEAPDIAEQSIFFCASVLEAMKNLGMQFDIIHAHDWQTALIPVYLKALYRTDPFFSKTASVFTIHNLGYQGIFDPLYMKFAGLPNYLFSIDGLEFYGKLNFMKGGILFSDVITTVSPTYAQEIQTEEFGEKLDGVLRLRADDLYGILNGIDYLEYDPATDKRIYVNYDLNNVEKKKLNKLELQKALNLEADENKPMIGMINRLVDQKGLDLVEKAIDFIMLFDVQFVVLGTGEKKYEEMFQQIQEKYPTRVSVNLKFDVDLAQKIYAASDIFLMPSRYEPCGLGQMYSLRYGTIPVVRYTGGLADTVKEYNPKTKEGNGFGFTEYDPAHLLYAVAKAVHVYKNEKEHWNRLIKNAMQTDVSWERSAKQYISVYQEALKKKRF
- a CDS encoding TolB-like translocation protein, which gives rise to MKGKPIVVIIFFVLFTCLVFGNYKLVRTKYFDIVFSEGLDSKAFVLSKKADEVYEKLANELNCTLKTRPKVYLVGGNDFANGYANPLTNTIVIYVNDVDPLVITPNYEDWVVFCFVHELTHLFLMNKLSTYIEPLSIFGQTVCVALQSVLTPMYLHEGLATYFETYLTGFGRGNDPLFKTYIEKAKETDVGLRYASSLTTSRWLAGGASYVQGYSLLKKIEEDYSHQKVVELVERFSENPLRPFGITLKETVGKEFLGSWLEKDKRVGKNQDFSKLFLWPSKVDLNAWRIYYVAQKYSSQEALYYCDALSKEEFKVLDLQNCVSFSVSKSGKVAVARYVSAGNSVVSQLYVHSGTTFKLPVQNIVDLDWINDHKLVLIRQQNGSRFIDVYDLLQRKITRIFGPYENLIPLQITADERRIIFTGKVETNIGLFMLNSDGKLYKLDCDGNAKLSPKLVEDKLYFCAENFDKIQVFMLDLNDMTLWNLGGQDFVSAVVYENEVFGVQIVPGGYRFASQPVEPSFVRNLRWIEFDQLFPQESFVLDAEKYFDLLKYRFWFPVGYFDETGWFLGTLIGFWNDAVDETLFLQVGWSDFGPSFKVDVTFDKAADLYFSYAFSPKDQTLNGQFAVPLYLNRGLKNEVVLTKFGVTLKAEQGFEPLLSCKYSIGTVGGKIHGLSVPEIELWLNLMPKPNVGFSRSFLLVNSLVMFAVNTDFETLKYVWNLTLPRLRFNLGSKDGFWNMDGMNLSFGCITEINRLYEFGFDGYVKTTFYFDFLYQIPMPVFIMVGVKDNKPYFRIGIENILNALRVRKKAML
- the galT gene encoding galactose-1-phosphate uridylyltransferase, which translates into the protein MPELRKDPVIKRWVIIATERAKRPHDFVRPKVEEKSTFCPFDYGNEHTTPPEVLAFRPADSSPNTPGWWVRVVPNKFGAVDPTLEPRRYGVGMFDAMEGFGFHEVIIETPDHNTHLALMDYKQVEEVVWAYWHRYTALANNTLIKYILIFKNHGRDAGASLQHPHSQLIALPIVPKRVQEELDGSLDYYNYKERCVFCDIIREETYRKERVVEENEDFIAIEPFAARFPCETWILPKRHANSFGSIVEKEVKSFAKILKNTLYRMWKALDNPPYNFMLHTAPTTGEGKEYYHWHLEIVPRLTNVAGFEWGSGFYINPMPPEEAAKYLRSVEIQ